taaacatatttccaaatgtcaaaaaaataaaaataaaaatgccTCATGTATATCTTGACATGTTACATGTTCACAAAGTTGTTTCGGTAAAAACTGATATGTTTTGTGCCCTTTactaaaaagacaaatttttggtgttaaaatagtctatttctcgaggcattgcttgtcttttttacacagggtACAAAAATTATTGGTTTTACGTGAAACTTTACGTGTGCACATAGAACATGTCCCTCTACATGCTaaatttttttttctaaatttttttactttttgaaatatgttttgtacataccatgtgcatatgcacccatgatcAGTTTTGGTTTTTCGATATATAGGTGGATAAATTTTGGAAAAGGGGATAAGACTAAGCCCAACGAGGAGGAGGGGGCTGGGTGGGCCGTTGCCTCCCTGGCTAACACGCTACTTGGAGATGCTGGGCCGCTGGACGATGAGGCCAGTTTACGTTCCGGAGCCCATACCTCACGACACTTTGTTCTGCCGTCGTTTCCCAACCAAAAATAAGAAAGCCCACGACACGGCGGATCCGACAGCGCCGCAGTCCAGTCGCAGAGTTCTCGGTTCGTCGCCGCAGCCGCCAGCCGGGTTCAGAATCAGAtcagttcatcgttggcatttccTGCCTTAAACCCTTCCCCATCCGCTCGCTACACACCAAACCCAAACCCAAACCCAAACCCCACCAAAATtccccttccttctttcttctctcccaagccaagccaagccatgctccgcctcgccgtcaagagatcgcgccgcctcctccagccccggcccgccgccgccctctcctccttctccgccgcctccaccgccCCCTTATTCccctcccgcgccgccgccgccgccgccgcagaggcAGCGGCAGCGGCCGCGGCCGGGGCTGGCGCGGAGGCTGCGGCAGCGGCGGCAGCGCCCCCTCCCGCGGCGCCAAGGCGGTGGGGCCGGAGCCTGCTCAAGTTCGGCGCCTTCGCGGCCCTCACCGGAGCCCTCGGCGCCGTCGGCTACGTCACCCACGGTGCGATCCCCTCCCGCGAACCtcctctgctactactactagggtgctctgtttttattttcgggGGGTCGTCTAGGTCTGGGCTTGCTCGGCGTTTTGACCTGCGCTGTCTGCTGATCCCGTTCCCTGTGCCTGCAGCCTACACGCTCACCGAGGTGGCCCTCAACACCCAGGAGTTCAGGAAGATGATGACCACGCCGCCCCACATCGAGGAGGACGCCACCGAATTTGAGGTACATACATCATGCCGCACCCTCTTCTGACGATCACTGCCTCTACTTGGTGTAGTAGTTTCGTTAGGGCCGCGCAGTAGTGCAACGCGCAGGCAGAGCTGATTAGCTTGTTGCCCAGCACTCTTTGCTGTAATGCAGCAGAGCATAACGGTAAGAGGTCCAGAGGAAGGGTTTTCTTTGTAGGGATGCAGAAACATAGAAGAAATACTCTGCTCCTGTGACTGCTTTTGCACAACTACAATTGTTGATCCTGATCATAGACATCCCTTGTTgtgtgttgaaagttgaaactCTGTATAATACTAGAATTTTTGTTGTCCTGCAGAAATTTCAGGCTATGGCTTTGGCGGAAGCTAAGAAAGGTACAGGCGATGGCATCCTCCTTTCTTTTTCTGTCTACTATTACCTAAAATAACGATGATGTGATGATGGAAATAATAGCAAGTAGGAAATTAAAACAGTTGTCCTTGGTGAATGCAATGAATAGGGAATGGAGCTATGCCATTAGCCCTCCTTCTGCAATGCATAGCCAGATTGCCATATTATTACAGTTCTTACTCCCTTGTTGTCTGTTTTCCAACACCGCTTACTTCTTTCCTCAATTGATGTTTTGGTACACGTTTGGGACACTTGATTGTATGGGGATGAGATGATGGGTTGTAGTGAGTAAAAACTTTTAAATTTTTCATCACTGAATGCAATGATGATGGAATGGAGTTATTCTGTTACAGTGTTACACTCTCCCTTCCACAATAGGTTCTATTCCAGCTTTCAAAATTTTATTCCTAAATACTAGGTGCCATTCTACAAGTTCTGGGCAACTTTTCACCATCTTTTCTTTTGGAAGTTCATTAGTCATAACTCATAAGGTCACATTCATATAACCAAGGGCGTGATTCTTGAATACACACTTATATTCAGAATTATTTCTTGAGCTACAGCCTAGCTTGTTGGCTGTACCTGTTAATATCTGATACCAATGTCGTGCATTTTGGTACTGCAGTTCCTGTTGCAGCGATAGAGTTCTACTTGGATATGAGGAACACAATCGAAAATCACGTGACAGTGAGTAACACATAAAATATCTCCATGTCTTGTCTTAGAATTGTGTTACTAAAAAAGTTAATAATCACACCAAATCTTTGTTTAACAGGGCTTCACTGAACCTACCTCAGACAAACTGTTGCCAGATTTGCTTCCAGAATACAATGGTGTCATCACCCTAGTTCTTGATCTGAATGAGACTCTTGTATACTCTGATTGGCAGGTAGAGTGAAGGTTATATTTAGCCCTGCTATTTACTTGATGATTTTATCCAGTAGTATAACCTAATCTCTGTATTTTATGCAAATGTGGTACTATACTTTATGAACTGACATTATGTTATGAATTGAAGACTTCCATACATTATTATCAGATAATGTTCTAAGAAGTGCAGCATAATGGACTTAAATATAACCTGGTAAGGTGCTAGTGGCAAAATATGGTAGTTTACCTTAGACATGCTCTGCTACAAGTGTCATGGTAATCGATTGTACTCTAATACCACACTTCTAGAGCGCAAAAAAAGTTATTGTATCGATCAACTACCGTTAGAACTGATGACTCATGGTATATATGAACtacatgttttttttttcatttttaatcAAACATATTAGAGAGGCTCTGAGGCTTTGTTTTGAGTCTTCAAACTAATTCATTGCTTAATATTTCTAACTTATAAGTGAGTACATGTTGTTTCTTTTATAGTACTTGTGGCCAAAAAACAAATCCATAACTTAAAGGCAGCAATATCTAATTGAAGGGATTCTAGTATTATCTCCATCTCTTATTTTCCTAAATATTTAAGTATCTACCTTTAACTTCCTAAGTAGGATCCTTATACTTTTATTTGGTTGGATGTTATTAGGACTTATTCTGCTACACTACAGGTGAACAAGTAAAGCTGCCCTAACTAGCGCTAGTGGCTAGGTCCACGCTCACGATAATTGCATTCATAAACAAAGAAGATTTTTGTGTTTTTAGCACATCCGACTCTAATCCCTGCTTGGTTGTGCCTAGGCATGTAACATGCTCGCTAGATTTTCCATAGCCTTATGATGGCATGATGAGAGTAGAACTCAACTCATCTTGCCTGTGTGGATATTTTTTCCATCATGAGGGATAATGCATATTTTTCTTTTCATATTCTTACCTTTATATTTTCCTATTTGAGCAATCAAGGAATGTCAAATTAatggtctctctctctctcactctctctctctttctctctctaaaGCGTGACAGAGGTTGGAAGACATTTAAGAGACCAGGAGTTGATGCCTTTGTGCAATATATGGCACAGTTTTATGAAGTTGTTGTATATTCTGATCAAACATCCATGGTAAGTTGCTCTTAACTTTTTCTCAATGTAGAGTTGTAGACTATTATGTTATTTTGCTGAGGGATGCAACTGCTATGTATAATATCTAATGTCTACGACTGCCTTTCCTATTTGTAGTACGTGGATCCTGTCATTGATAGGTTGGACCCAAAGGGTTACATCATGTACAGGTTATCAAGGCCTGCAACTAAGTACCAAGATGGTAAACATTATCGGGTATGGAGATTGCCTGGCTGTACTATTTGAGCAATAAGTACATTCCATGAAAAGCAAGCATTGTTAGGAATAATGAATATCATCCATTTTGTATTGTTACATATCAGGCATCTCCCTTTAATCATTTTCAAGGTATATGCTCCTAAATAAGTATGGAAGCCTATACCTTTAATCATTTTTTAAGGTATATGCTCCTAAATAAGTATGGAAGTCTATACGTGAAGAAAGCAtgcactccctccgatccatagtaAGTTTGGTTGTTTTAGTtcaaatggatcggagggagtagtaataTTTCTGTTGTACCTTTATTCTAATGATATTATTGTTAGGCATGTCGAGAAAAGTGAGCCATACaattgtttatttatttattgggcCAATCATCTGATTTCTGACTCATGACCAATCTTCTGTTTCAACACTGTTCGGATGCTTTCTCCTTCGTAACATTTGTTATCATGTTTTACCAGGATTTGTCAAAGTTGAACAGAAAACCTGAACATGTTCTTTATATCAGCGCGCATGCTCTTGAATCTTGCCTGCAACTTGAAAATTGTGTTAGTATCAAACCTTGGAAACTTGAAACTGATGACACCCAATTGTTGGATCTGATTCCATTTCTTGAGTGTAAGTGTTCCAAACCCATTTTCTGTATTAGCGTGCGGTTCTAGGTACCTTTTCTGATGTCATGTGAGCCTGTGATAAATCCTGATGAAGCTAACTTATACTACAGATCTTGCCACTGCAAGGCCTACTGATGTCCGGCCAGTGCTTGCTTCCTTTCAAGGTCAGGACATAGCTACAGAGTTTGCCAAGCGTGCAAAGGTAGTGGGAAGGTAAGTACATGGTTGCATTCTACTGCAGGATCCCTGTCATTTAGAATTTTTTTGGAGGTTTGCATTGTGAATGTGATATATTGGTATGATGTTATTGATATCTATCAATGTAATTGTACGAGTGAACCTCTCTTCTGTGTGGCATGCGCCATTGTTGTGAACTGGCTTAACGATTGTGTATTTTGAAAAGTTGGTAGTGCTTAGGCTTAAGTGAGCCAAAATTTGAAGCATTGTTTTGCCATTCTGCTGGACTGGGCAGTTATTGAAATTGTTACGATGCCTCTTACTGTCTGGATAGTTAAATACTTCCACCATTAGTGATAAGCCATGCACAATAGCCAATCTGGACAACAACTAAACAGGTATATGCACCATGGTAGTTGTAAATTTACATGGATGCTTTTCTTAAatagataatacctacatgtaatAGAAACTCTTAAAATGGGTCTTGTGGATATTATGTACTACATCTGTACcaaaatataaga
This Lolium perenne isolate Kyuss_39 chromosome 1, Kyuss_2.0, whole genome shotgun sequence DNA region includes the following protein-coding sequences:
- the LOC127327205 gene encoding mitochondrial import inner membrane translocase subunit TIM50, yielding MLRLAVKRSRRLLQPRPAAALSSFSAASTAPLFPSRAAAAAAAEAAAAAAAGAGAEAAAAAAAPPPAAPRRWGRSLLKFGAFAALTGALGAVGYVTHAYTLTEVALNTQEFRKMMTTPPHIEEDATEFEKFQAMALAEAKKVPVAAIEFYLDMRNTIENHVTGFTEPTSDKLLPDLLPEYNGVITLVLDLNETLVYSDWQRDRGWKTFKRPGVDAFVQYMAQFYEVVVYSDQTSMYVDPVIDRLDPKGYIMYRLSRPATKYQDGKHYRDLSKLNRKPEHVLYISAHALESCLQLENCVSIKPWKLETDDTQLLDLIPFLEYLATARPTDVRPVLASFQGQDIATEFAKRAKVVGRQKQERKSIWRR